In the genome of Ureibacillus sp. FSL W7-1570, the window ATACGTACCAATCGGGGCAGAAGTTTCAAAATTTTCAATTTCAATCTTACTTATATTGTACATGAAAAATATACGGGTTTCCTCTTTCAAATCGAATTTCCCATGTCTTTTTATAAAACTCCTTCAATTAGGCTTTACTGGCAAAATATTTTAAAAAAATAAAACCCTAGTATTCGTCTAAGCAAATACTAGGGTTTTAATTTAATATGAAGTGTATCTTACGCGTGTTACGAACGAAGGGCATATGAAATTAAATTATGACCACTTACGTTTACGAGCAGCTTCAGATTTTTTCTTACGTCTTACACTTGGTTTTTCATAAAATTCGCGTTTTCTGATTTCTTG includes:
- the rpsU gene encoding 30S ribosomal protein S21 produces the protein MTKTVVRKNETLEDALRRFKRNVSKSGTIQEIRKREFYEKPSVRRKKKSEAARKRKWS